The Erigeron canadensis isolate Cc75 chromosome 1, C_canadensis_v1, whole genome shotgun sequence genome segment TTGGTGACTTGTTCGCTCAGCCATCTATGTGTTTGTTTGGGGGTTATTTGGATTTTGGTGTACCAGTGGCTTATTCCTGCACCCATGAGGGaataatttcttaatttgttgCTTCAATTACTTAATTTGCTCTCATCAATTGTGAGTGTATTTCCatatttcatctttgatttctATTTTAATTCTTTGCTAGTACTATGGTTATATCTATCTAGACTACAGTGAGATTCTAGATATATTATAGTCGAATCTCATTCTCTGTAAAAACAGGTCTCAAAATTGGGGATTGAAGCATTAAAGCAAATGTTTAAATACATTTGAGTCCATCTGTGAGTATAACGCCATATTTCATATACTTGCATGTGATAAACATgtataaatacatacatttaaTGCAGCTATACAAAATAAATTTGTATAGGCTATTTTCTCTGTCTCTTTATCATTCACGTGTTCTCATAAAAGGGTTGTAATTTCCATAATAATAACCCTTTATGCTTCATATCAGTCTGTTTTGAGAAGAAAGGATACCATATAAGTAGTTCTGGCTAGTTTCTTAGGATGCTTCATATACTTGGCATTTTCACATAGTTCACATTAAGACGATTTCTATCTTCCTACAAGTGGATGTTCCCATTGTCCCAAATGTTTAATGACCTAAGTTCGATTGAAGACGAACTAACTATTCACGACAACGATGATATAAAGCTCCGTAATGTTTAACTAATCAAACTGATGTGATAGTATTGGCGGACTTTAAACATTATGCAGAGCAGAGCCTCATTTTAATGATCTAGCAAAAGATTTACATTGATTCGTTAATGACATTATGGTTACATCCACCAAGTTCAATACTTTCTCAAAAGAAAGTAACTTAGATAAATCAAAAGTCTATATTTACAGATTTATAGCATTCAGAAGCACACAtagaaattaaaactttaaaaagtgTGCAAGAGCAAACAGAGGGGCAGACCTGATTGGGCTTCCGGGAGAGTAAAGCGGATTCTTGACAACATACTCAACATACAAATTGTAAATATATTTCAAAGACTCTCTTAAATCACTAGTCTTAGGATGCGTAACAAGTATAATCTGCATTACAACAAAcaatacaccaaaatcaacataacaaaaaaaaaaaaacccaaaaaatcgAAATAAAAAAAACGTAACAAGTCAGTCACCAAACCTTAATTCCAGAAGGACTCTCCATGAAACTTAACTTATAAGTATTAGTACGAAAACTATGAAAAGAACAACCTTGTCCAGGTAATTGAGGCACTCCAAGATTCCCTTTATCCCCACtatcaaaaccaaaaacaatagatataaataatatagtACTCCTCCGTCCaattttaactttgaccgtaagtGTCTtagtttgactttcaaagtctttttcgttaaactttgaccgtaaatatggTTGTATGTATCTTATAATAGTTGGTGAAACTtatatcatttgaaaactaaataaaaaacctaatccattcatttattttatatcaaatgttacatgacacaacaaaaaataattgcggtcaaagtttaaaagaaaaagactttgaaagtcaatCTAAGATACTATGAAGAGAGTATATTCTAataattgggtttttttttataaaaaaaaattaatacctGGAAGGATCCATTTTGGCAGTGAGGGATTTAAGAGAGAAAAGGAGACCAAACATGAGTTTATGATCTTGATTGGAATCGAGAGTACGGAGTGGGCGATTCCATTCTCTGTAAAGCAGACAGACACCGTTTCTGTTGAAGATGTAAATCATGTTTGCATTGTTTCCTGGTCCTCCGGTGGTGGTGGACGGTGGTACCGCCGGTGATGCTGGGCTTATGTCTGAACCTCCGAAAAACtgcatttctttttattttgatccGATTGATTGATGGATGAGTAGAGGATAGATCGAGGGAGGGGGAGGGGTGTTTTAGGGAAGTATGAGTAAAAAAACAGGAGCTAAGCGGGATTTGTACattgtttttacattaaaagttcttttaatgtataaaaacgattaaatctaaataaatatttataaatttttgaacaacaataataatatcatgttttttgtcattgaaaaatgttaacaaataatGTTGTTAgccataaaactaaaaaaatatgcaTGAAACACGTATATTTCAATAAGTGTGTAAAAAAAGAGGTAGATGCTCAAAAACTCTTTAGTTCCGTCTGAGATCCTAAGTTGACCATTATGTTAGTTATAAGatattaaatacatatcattATTAACATTAAGTTATAACCACATGACTTTTACTTATAAATATTAGAAGCATCAaatgtgttatttatttatgaaatcacattaaaaaaaaattatgtaatatttgtatCAACTCATtctaaatgaaaattttgtttaATACTCATATAATTTACaccaaattaaaaatacaaatatatataaaactttataaacataacaatataaaaaataaataaatataagttatatacattaaatactACGAAGTATcattattatactaaaataaataaatataaaagacttTATAAGacacatttatttttataaaactatgaGTACCAAATGTGTTATTGATTAATTCTTTAGTTAATGATAATGTCATCTAAATGATCTAATGGTAGagaataaaagatgaaattcaATCAATGGTCAttactttttcaatttaaaattaagaattttgttttaatatatattaaaaataaaaaaaacaagattgacTTAATTAATATAGGTATATTTTTATCGATTTAATCACTTAATTAATTcaatcatttgtttaaaaaaaggagaaaaaggtatccgcgcgttgcgacggtgaggaAGGTGATGGTAGGGTGGTGATGTCATGGCGGTGGCGATGATGAGTTGATCTACCGAACGGGCCCCGCCCTTAGCCGTACAGGCTCCATCtcgaatttaaaattttgtcaaaagtatatcgaataacctctctaatgaaagagcataaagttttaagaacacctatataatttttactccctccgtcccattagaAGTGTcttcttttgaatattcaaagtctttatttatcaactttgaccttaattatttttgtttgtattatataataattgatgaaagttatatgttttgatttagttttagatatatttttatttggtataaatttcatcaaaagttatataacacggaaaaaaacatataaggtcaaagttaacaaatcaagactttgaatattcaaaatgtgacacttttagtgggacggagggagtataatttatcgatgtatggtttttgagataaaagattttgatgaattagaggaataaaatgatttatgcaacagagagaaaaaatgagtgtttgaaatttgaggagagagatggaatgaaagttgaaagttgtgggACATTGATTTATGGTaaatcatgcattatcatgtgtacattgttgaaattgaaagttgaaagttgaaaccttatttgctttacaaaatagtataaatatatataatcatacttTTTTCTCAGTTTTtcttatttcatattaaaataatttaatctatattttaaatgatagaCCCATTTTTTTCATCATTAGAGCATCCACAATGATGGGTtgatcaaaagttttttttatgctaATAAGTCATTAAAAAGCTTTTTACCATTGGGAAAGATAGCTTTTTTCATCAAAAGGTTGACAAACCTTAACCTATTTAATAAAAGACTTTTTTCAAACACACTCACATCAACCTATAAATACATTATATTAATATGACTTTATCTAACAttcttaatttaatattataaattgatggtatgaaaataataaaaagtcattGATAGGTTAATGCCATTATGGATGCCCTTGTATGCGGTAATGTAAAATGGTCCACCCCCATTGCTTTCTCCCATATTCAAAAACCCGAGAGGCTAAAACAGCCACCcaaagaatgaaagaaatatGGACTTGCCATTTCTTGGGGGTCCCCTAATCAAGAGCAGCTCCAATCTTGTTTGTTCAACTTTTGTACGTTGTCATGCCATCGCTAAAATGTATGCATGTACTTTAGCTTCGATGTTCTCTTTGAAACAACATTGGGTGTTACTCGTATTTGTTAGTGGTCGTCAAACAGTTTTTTGACTTAAGTAAGTCGATTTATAAACTTGTCTGACTTTTTGTAAGCTTTTCAATAGCTAttagttcaattttttttagttcTTAAAGGGTTAATTCAAGTGCCGAAGGAAATGAAAATTAATGCAGGAAGGAAAagcaaaatgaaaagaaatactCATATGTCTTATATAAACATACCTTATTACTACTCAAACAACATAAATGGTTTTTAAGGAATGGAACATTTGATATAATCATGCCATTCTTGTGAATATATAGTTCCTCTTGGCTTTACCTCGTCATTGTTGGCGTAGTAGGAAAGTAAGATTGCTTGGGTGATCCAAACAGACTTGTAGATTGATTCATCGTTTGGTACATCAATATCTGTATTTTTCATCTGAATGATTAGGTTTTTAGCAGTATCTGTGAACCATTGAAGGATTTGTTCTACTGAATTTACTTGAGTAGGAGTGTTTTGCAAGTTGTTTCCTAACCATTTGTTGTACACTTCAACTTCTAGCCACAATAATTTAGACGCCTTTTGAATGTTTATATAATCATCAGTAGAATTGAGTCTTTCTTCAACTAGTGTGACATATGCAAGACCTTCACTCACACTGCTCAGCAACTTATCAACTATATCTTTTTGGATGTTAGGAAGAGAAATGGCAATAGTAGTTAGAGTTATCCCGTTAAGCTCCAACAATCTAGATATTTATCTGCAAGTGAAGGTGGAACTTGATACATGTCATACATAACTCCTTCAAAACCACCACTAGATCCTTTTAGAAGCTTCATTAGATC includes the following:
- the LOC122583879 gene encoding trafficking protein particle complex subunit 1, giving the protein MQFFGGSDISPASPAVPPSTTTGGPGNNANMIYIFNRNGVCLLYREWNRPLRTLDSNQDHKLMFGLLFSLKSLTAKMDPSSGDKGNLGVPQLPGQGCSFHSFRTNTYKLSFMESPSGIKIILVTHPKTSDLRESLKYIYNLYVEYVVKNPLYSPGSPIRSELFNTTLDQYVRGLG